The Sphingobacterium bambusae genome includes a window with the following:
- a CDS encoding glycosyltransferase family 2 protein, with protein sequence MDISVVIPLYNEEESLPELTEWIRRVMLENQFRYEIILVDDGSSDTSWKVIQGLKTQHPEIVAIKFRRNYGKSAALNVGFNAAEGDVVITMDADLQDSPDEIPELYSRIKNGADLVSGWKAKRYDPLTKTIPTKLFNAATRSMSGIHNLHDFNCGLKAYRKEVVKSIEVYGEMHRYIPVLAKWAGFTKIQEQVVQHYPRKYGSTKFGAGRFVKGFLDLLSIFFVGKFGKRPMHFFGAIGVISFLIGFFITIYLIFDKLMSIANGTAYRNVTDQPLFYLSLVAILIGTQLFLTGFIAELVSRNSTDRNKYHIEEVI encoded by the coding sequence ATGGATATATCAGTTGTTATTCCGTTATATAACGAAGAAGAATCGCTGCCTGAATTGACAGAATGGATTCGTCGGGTGATGTTGGAAAACCAGTTCCGCTACGAGATTATCTTGGTGGACGATGGAAGTAGTGATACCTCGTGGAAAGTTATTCAAGGGCTGAAGACCCAGCATCCGGAAATCGTTGCCATCAAGTTTCGCCGTAACTACGGGAAGTCTGCAGCGCTGAATGTTGGCTTCAACGCGGCAGAAGGTGACGTGGTGATTACGATGGACGCCGATTTGCAAGATAGCCCGGACGAGATCCCAGAATTGTATAGCCGCATAAAAAATGGAGCTGATTTGGTATCGGGCTGGAAGGCGAAGCGCTATGATCCCTTAACCAAGACTATACCTACAAAGCTATTCAATGCGGCCACGCGTAGCATGTCGGGTATCCACAATCTCCATGACTTTAATTGCGGGCTGAAAGCCTATCGGAAAGAGGTGGTGAAGAGTATTGAAGTATATGGAGAAATGCACCGCTATATACCGGTATTGGCCAAGTGGGCCGGATTTACCAAAATACAAGAGCAGGTTGTGCAGCACTATCCGAGGAAGTATGGCTCGACGAAATTTGGTGCTGGACGATTCGTTAAAGGTTTTCTGGATCTGTTGTCCATCTTTTTCGTCGGCAAATTTGGAAAGCGGCCCATGCACTTTTTTGGCGCGATAGGCGTTATCAGTTTTCTGATTGGTTTTTTCATCACGATATACCTGATCTTTGATAAGCTGATGAGCATCGCTAACGGCACGGCATACCGAAATGTGACTGACCAACCTTTGTTTTATCTTTCTTTGGTGGCAATCTTAATTGGTACGCAGCTGTTCCTGACGGGGTTTATTGCCGAATTGGTATCTCGAAACTCTACCGACAGAAACAAATACCATATCGAGGAAGTTATCTAG